One part of the Hydra vulgaris chromosome 01, alternate assembly HydraT2T_AEP genome encodes these proteins:
- the LOC101238333 gene encoding uncharacterized protein LOC101238333 isoform X3 — MAKRLKNQKGNVNMDKLKSPTKSSVLNTHASLVFAVSQEKRVYECLLKLAIERINANTALMQWANMEKNTALGDAVSSLYEINVMWSAIQKEFAQESKLLGRCLNEILQSEIELDVIRIQIKENTEKKEKLTKSISDTQNSKCSSKSRSESLKAIEDDVIKIENEIYEANLELEVKTLKAEINKNDMLRKSLLSVMESHLKLARDSQSIFLTAIKIIEKIPNFPINLQDQEKIKEHQAGLHNSEEVQKLAKEINLDYCSPSLCHIIGQQAFNKQKNKPIKSNENLLKHSLPKELKYARKKIRSQTASEPLVSSPDHNYLCPTSLNGKEPESDYVKPNCSLLARSSTFPGERKAGVPKISTVSDDENEPSSYYLFDSDNEPIYDKPLESETETLKNIDNLNCNVDRDKQIKILNHCQIRDSEGFIKFLSKESGSSDEYAYDSPEDDSLSDSSENSSIVHYSLLRRRVVNSKKYRCINKISSLSLTKEEPLEKCDSSVSQPGYNEPPEIPIRIPNNTNYNFGITENNDKTTKFNNTCNTKTDVLANRSSAVLKKTPLRLPVRMRRLSDDTDI, encoded by the exons aaaaaatcagaAAGGAAATGTAAATATGGACAAGCTAAAAAGCCCAACTAAGTCTAGTGTTTTAAACACACATGCTTCTCTGGTTTTTGCTGTATCCCAAGAAAAACGAGTATATGAGTGCCTGTTGAAACTTGCTATTGAAAGGATAAATG CAAATACAGCACTCATGCAGTGGGCAAATATGGAGAAAAATACAGCATTAGGTGATGCTGTAAGTAGCTTATACGAAATAAACGTCATGTGGTCAGCAATACAAAAAGAGTTTGCTCaagag TCAAAATTGTTGGGACGTTGTCTAAATGAGATTCTCCAAAGTGAAATAGAATTAGATGTTATACGAatacaaattaaagaaaatacagaaaagaaagaaaaactgACAAAATCA ataagtgatacacaaaattcaaaatgcaGCTCAAAGTCAAGATCCGAAAGTTTGAAGGCTATTGAGGATGATGTCATcaaa attgaaaatgaaatttatgAAGCAAATTTAGAATTAGAAGTGAAAACTTTGAAAGCTGAGATTAATAag aaTGACATGTTGAGAAAATCTCTTCTTTCTGTAATGGAATCACATTTAAAGTTAGCTCGCGATTCACAATCCATTTTCTTAACAGCAATCAAAATCATTGAAAAGATTCCCAACTTCCCTATTAACCTCCaagatcaagaaaaaataaaagaacaccAAGCAG gtcTCCACAATTCAGAAGAGGTTCAAAAGCTAGCAAAAGAAATCAATCTTGATTATTGCTCACCATCTTTGTGTCATATAATTGGCCAACAAGCTTTCAATAAGCAGAAGAACAAACCAATCAAATCTAAcgaaaaccttttaaaacattctttacCAAAAGAATTGAAATATGCTAGGAAAAAAATCA GATCCCAAACAGCAAGCGAACCCTTAGTCTCGTCACCTGATCATAATTATTTATGTCCAACATCTTTAAATGGAAAAGAACCTGAATCTGATTATGTTAAACCAAACTGTTCGTTGTTAGCTCGATCATCAACATTCCCCGGAGAACGCAAGGCCGGGGTGCCAAAAATAAGTACCGTTAGTGATG ACGAAAATGAGCCTTCAAGTTATTATCTATTTGATTCTGATAATGAGCCCATATATGATAAACCGTTAGAGTCAGAAACTGaaacacttaaaaatattgataacttAAACTGTAATGTAGATagagataaacaaataaaaattttgaaccaTTGTCAAATTAGAGACAGTGAaggtttcataaaatttttatctaaagaaagTGGTTCTAGTGATGAATACGCTTATGATTCACCTGAAGATGATAGTTTATCCGATTCTTCTGAAAACAGTTCTATAGTTCATTATTCGCTTTTGAGGAGAAGGGtagttaatagtaaaaaatatcgttgtattaataaaattagttctTTATCTCTTACCAAAGAAGAACCTCTAGAAAAATGTGACTCTTCTGTTAGTCAACCTGGATATAATGAACCACCAGAGATTCCAATAAGGATACCTAATaatactaattataattttgGTATAAcagaaaataatgataaaaccaCTAAATTCAATAACACTTGTAATACAA
- the LOC101238333 gene encoding uncharacterized protein LOC101238333 isoform X4 produces MAKRLKNQKGNVNMDKLKSPTKSSVLNTHASLVFAVSQEKRVYECLLKLAIERINANTALMQWANMEKNTALGDAVSSLYEINVMWSAIQKEFAQESKLLGRCLNEILQSEIELDVIRIQIKENTEKKEKLTKSISDTQNSKCSSKSRSESLKAIEDDVIKNDMLRKSLLSVMESHLKLARDSQSIFLTAIKIIEKIPNFPINLQDQEKIKEHQAGLHNSEEVQKLAKEINLDYCSPSLCHIIGQQAFNKQKNKPIKSNENLLKHSLPKELKYARKKIRSQTASEPLVSSPDHNYLCPTSLNGKEPESDYVKPNCSLLARSSTFPGERKAGVPKISTVSDDENEPSSYYLFDSDNEPIYDKPLESETETLKNIDNLNCNVDRDKQIKILNHCQIRDSEGFIKFLSKESGSSDEYAYDSPEDDSLSDSSENSSIVHYSLLRRRVVNSKKYRCINKISSLSLTKEEPLEKCDSSVSQPGYNEPPEIPIRIPNNTNYNFGITENNDKTTKFNNTCNTKTDVLANRSSAVLKKTPLRLPVRMRRLSDDTDI; encoded by the exons aaaaaatcagaAAGGAAATGTAAATATGGACAAGCTAAAAAGCCCAACTAAGTCTAGTGTTTTAAACACACATGCTTCTCTGGTTTTTGCTGTATCCCAAGAAAAACGAGTATATGAGTGCCTGTTGAAACTTGCTATTGAAAGGATAAATG CAAATACAGCACTCATGCAGTGGGCAAATATGGAGAAAAATACAGCATTAGGTGATGCTGTAAGTAGCTTATACGAAATAAACGTCATGTGGTCAGCAATACAAAAAGAGTTTGCTCaagag TCAAAATTGTTGGGACGTTGTCTAAATGAGATTCTCCAAAGTGAAATAGAATTAGATGTTATACGAatacaaattaaagaaaatacagaaaagaaagaaaaactgACAAAATCA ataagtgatacacaaaattcaaaatgcaGCTCAAAGTCAAGATCCGAAAGTTTGAAGGCTATTGAGGATGATGTCATcaaa aaTGACATGTTGAGAAAATCTCTTCTTTCTGTAATGGAATCACATTTAAAGTTAGCTCGCGATTCACAATCCATTTTCTTAACAGCAATCAAAATCATTGAAAAGATTCCCAACTTCCCTATTAACCTCCaagatcaagaaaaaataaaagaacaccAAGCAG gtcTCCACAATTCAGAAGAGGTTCAAAAGCTAGCAAAAGAAATCAATCTTGATTATTGCTCACCATCTTTGTGTCATATAATTGGCCAACAAGCTTTCAATAAGCAGAAGAACAAACCAATCAAATCTAAcgaaaaccttttaaaacattctttacCAAAAGAATTGAAATATGCTAGGAAAAAAATCA GATCCCAAACAGCAAGCGAACCCTTAGTCTCGTCACCTGATCATAATTATTTATGTCCAACATCTTTAAATGGAAAAGAACCTGAATCTGATTATGTTAAACCAAACTGTTCGTTGTTAGCTCGATCATCAACATTCCCCGGAGAACGCAAGGCCGGGGTGCCAAAAATAAGTACCGTTAGTGATG ACGAAAATGAGCCTTCAAGTTATTATCTATTTGATTCTGATAATGAGCCCATATATGATAAACCGTTAGAGTCAGAAACTGaaacacttaaaaatattgataacttAAACTGTAATGTAGATagagataaacaaataaaaattttgaaccaTTGTCAAATTAGAGACAGTGAaggtttcataaaatttttatctaaagaaagTGGTTCTAGTGATGAATACGCTTATGATTCACCTGAAGATGATAGTTTATCCGATTCTTCTGAAAACAGTTCTATAGTTCATTATTCGCTTTTGAGGAGAAGGGtagttaatagtaaaaaatatcgttgtattaataaaattagttctTTATCTCTTACCAAAGAAGAACCTCTAGAAAAATGTGACTCTTCTGTTAGTCAACCTGGATATAATGAACCACCAGAGATTCCAATAAGGATACCTAATaatactaattataattttgGTATAAcagaaaataatgataaaaccaCTAAATTCAATAACACTTGTAATACAA
- the LOC101238333 gene encoding uncharacterized protein LOC101238333 isoform X5, producing the protein MSKLLGRCLNEILQSEIELDVIRIQIKENTEKKEKLTKSISDTQNSKCSSKSRSESLKAIEDDVIKIENEIYEANLELEVKTLKAEINKNDMLRKSLLSVMESHLKLARDSQSIFLTAIKIIEKIPNFPINLQDQEKIKEHQAGLHNSEEVQKLAKEINLDYCSPSLCHIIGQQAFNKQKNKPIKSNENLLKHSLPKELKYARKKIRSQTASEPLVSSPDHNYLCPTSLNGKEPESDYVKPNCSLLARSSTFPGERKAGVPKISTVSDDENEPSSYYLFDSDNEPIYDKPLESETETLKNIDNLNCNVDRDKQIKILNHCQIRDSEGFIKFLSKESGSSDEYAYDSPEDDSLSDSSENSSIVHYSLLRRRVVNSKKYRCINKISSLSLTKEEPLEKCDSSVSQPGYNEPPEIPIRIPNNTNYNFGITENNDKTTKFNNTCNTKTDVLANRSSAVLKKTPLRLPVRMRRLSDDTDI; encoded by the exons ATG TCAAAATTGTTGGGACGTTGTCTAAATGAGATTCTCCAAAGTGAAATAGAATTAGATGTTATACGAatacaaattaaagaaaatacagaaaagaaagaaaaactgACAAAATCA ataagtgatacacaaaattcaaaatgcaGCTCAAAGTCAAGATCCGAAAGTTTGAAGGCTATTGAGGATGATGTCATcaaa attgaaaatgaaatttatgAAGCAAATTTAGAATTAGAAGTGAAAACTTTGAAAGCTGAGATTAATAag aaTGACATGTTGAGAAAATCTCTTCTTTCTGTAATGGAATCACATTTAAAGTTAGCTCGCGATTCACAATCCATTTTCTTAACAGCAATCAAAATCATTGAAAAGATTCCCAACTTCCCTATTAACCTCCaagatcaagaaaaaataaaagaacaccAAGCAG gtcTCCACAATTCAGAAGAGGTTCAAAAGCTAGCAAAAGAAATCAATCTTGATTATTGCTCACCATCTTTGTGTCATATAATTGGCCAACAAGCTTTCAATAAGCAGAAGAACAAACCAATCAAATCTAAcgaaaaccttttaaaacattctttacCAAAAGAATTGAAATATGCTAGGAAAAAAATCA GATCCCAAACAGCAAGCGAACCCTTAGTCTCGTCACCTGATCATAATTATTTATGTCCAACATCTTTAAATGGAAAAGAACCTGAATCTGATTATGTTAAACCAAACTGTTCGTTGTTAGCTCGATCATCAACATTCCCCGGAGAACGCAAGGCCGGGGTGCCAAAAATAAGTACCGTTAGTGATG ACGAAAATGAGCCTTCAAGTTATTATCTATTTGATTCTGATAATGAGCCCATATATGATAAACCGTTAGAGTCAGAAACTGaaacacttaaaaatattgataacttAAACTGTAATGTAGATagagataaacaaataaaaattttgaaccaTTGTCAAATTAGAGACAGTGAaggtttcataaaatttttatctaaagaaagTGGTTCTAGTGATGAATACGCTTATGATTCACCTGAAGATGATAGTTTATCCGATTCTTCTGAAAACAGTTCTATAGTTCATTATTCGCTTTTGAGGAGAAGGGtagttaatagtaaaaaatatcgttgtattaataaaattagttctTTATCTCTTACCAAAGAAGAACCTCTAGAAAAATGTGACTCTTCTGTTAGTCAACCTGGATATAATGAACCACCAGAGATTCCAATAAGGATACCTAATaatactaattataattttgGTATAAcagaaaataatgataaaaccaCTAAATTCAATAACACTTGTAATACAA